The Vibrio rhizosphaerae genome contains the following window.
CGTTTTTCTCCGTAGAACACTTGTCTTCTATATTTCGGTGCAAACACTATGTGGTATTTACAGTTCCAGCGCGTGTGCGCTAAGCTCTTTTCGTCCCCCATTGGGACCCCCTTTCAATTCTTAATTAACTCTTGTAGTTGCCAGACCACAAGACGTTTTTATCAAATTGAAAGGGGTTATATAACTGACTTATAGCTGTAAGCTTTACGGAACCCCCAGCCTAGCTGGGGGTTTTCTCTATACAAAAAATCACCCGAGGTTTCCCGTCGGGTGATTGATGTTGAACCAGAATCATAAATCCGGTCTTGAAGCAATTATCCCTGTAAAGTCTTAACTGCTTGCTCAATTTCAGCCGCAATAGCTGCATTGGTGATTTGACCTTTTTCCATATCGAAATTGTCATAGAAGCTCGGTACAGAAACCGACGCTTTGACATCACCGCCAAAGAAACCGGCAGAAGCAGTTGCGGCAGCCAATACGGACTGAGCCCCGCCCGGCCCCGGAGATGTCGCCAAATAAACCGCCGGTTTATTCTTGAAGATATCCCGATCAATCCGAGTCGCCCAGTCAAACAGATTCTTATAAGCAGCCGGATGATGACCATTGTGTTCTGCGAAAGAAATAACAAATGCATCCGCCTGTGACAAATCATCCAGAAAAGCCTTCGCGCCTTCGGCATGACCGATTTCTTTTTCTAGATCTTCGCTGAACATCGGTACTGAATAGTTTTTGATATCAAGCACCTGAACTTCAGCGCCTGCGACTAAATTCGCCGCATAAGTTGCTAATGCTTTATTAATCGAAGCAGAACTTGTACTCGCACCAAACGCAATA
Protein-coding sequences here:
- a CDS encoding NADPH-dependent FMN reductase, which produces MKIIAFGASTSSASINKALATYAANLVAGAEVQVLDIKNYSVPMFSEDLEKEIGHAEGAKAFLDDLSQADAFVISFAEHNGHHPAAYKNLFDWATRIDRDIFKNKPAVYLATSPGPGGAQSVLAAATASAGFFGGDVKASVSVPSFYDNFDMEKGQITNAAIAAEIEQAVKTLQG